AGCAATCCAAGGTTTCCTCACATGGAAGATGAGGATGGAGGAGGGTGAGGGGCGCCTGACATGTTCGACATCCTGCTGTTGTTGTGATAGTTCTGATTGCTCTCTTCGGTTGTAGCAGCGGCATCTGCCGCAACAATGGCGGGAGCTGCAGTGGCAAACGCGGGAGCATTCATTTGCTGTTGGAACATCAACAGGTTTCGGTGCAGAGCCAGAGTCAAGCGGGGTTGCTGCACCAGCTGCTGCAAGAGATTGAATCCCGACGGCGTCGTCGCAGGATTCGACGGGCCAAAGTCGCCGTCCAACCCGCCGGAATTGAAGGCCGGAAGAGCGGGCTCATCTCCCAAAATACCTCCCCACCCGGCTGCTCTCGCTCCGCCGCCGTAGAGTAACGGCGGCGGCATGGCAGCACGGTCCGGGTTGGTGCTGGTACCAACCGCAACGGCTGCCATCTGGTCGACCATCGCTTGCGCTTGAGGAAGCTTCAGGGAtggcgatgacgacgacgacgccgaTGATTTGAGCTTGCTCTTCTTGGAGCTACCGCCTTCGGGGACGTTGCGGAGGGTGCCGCCGTGCGTCCAGTGGCGCTTGCAGGTCCTGCAGTAGTACCTCGGCTGCGAAGTGTTGTAGTTGTtgaagtagcagaacttggtgtcgCTGGAACCGCACCTCGCGCACGGCACTAGCGGCGGCTGCTGCGAGCGTTGCCTTTTctgtagctgctgctgctgctccattAATCCTCGAAAACACTCTCTCTTCTAGCTATCAAATGGAAGGCACAAAGAGACAGCAGAAGATGGGGGGGACGGAAGTTTTGGTGACTACTTATAGAGGCTGAGGGTGGTGGGGAGGAGCGGCTCCAAGTGGGGATTCATGGCTTGGGCTCTGCATGCGGATGCTGTTGGATGGCATGAACAGGCAGGGTTTCTTCTTCTGGGAGACTGCCTCAACGTGTCCAACCTCTATCAACCGAGAATTAACCCAAACAAACGTAGGTAATGAATTCACTATCTGTGCAAGGCCGAGCATCAGCTATCTGTTGCTGAGAAGACATGgcaacaggaggaggaggaggaagtggtGGTGGAAGGAAGGGGTGGGAGGAAAAGGGGAAAGGGAGATGGTGGTGAGCTGTTGGGAAAAGGTGACAAAGGAAGCAGTTGTGGGAGGTGAGGAGGATGCGAGTGTGTGGAAGGAGACAAAATTAAGCccactcgagagagagagagagagctaatcctgtgtgttctctctctctctctctctctctctctcatatatatatatatatatatatatatatagcatgagCATTATGTATAAAATTTATAGTCGATTCAAATTGAACTGAATTTTAGGTTAGATTAAGTTTGAAATTATTGGATATTATGGAAATATTAGTGTTTCTAAATTAAGATATATATTGTTTATAGATGTCGATCCATATTTGATCTAAACTATAAATACTATCGCCAATGCTTCTAATACTTGCAAGCTTAcacaaaaattatttattattaatttatcatatgcattgaaAAGTTCGCCTGTCTTGATGAAAGCAGGCAACAGGGGATCCCTATCGTATAATAGTGGGCCCCTTTGCTCTTTGGTCCATAACTGGCCTTCGGTCGTTGGGGGCCCACTGCTTGTTTCTGTGATTTCGGATGGGCTGAATCGGCCACTTGTCGTGGGATCAATTGACCAACTACTGGGACCCATGCGGGAAGGAATCCAATTCAAGTATCACGCGGCCGAGATCCGTCCGAAGATTCCATGAAACCATTTCACGGCGTACGCGGCGACTCCACAGGAGACCGTTCCTGTTCTCGCCCTGTCATCTGTCTCTGGGATTCTAATCTTTCCAAATCCTCCTGTTTCCAAGCAGCGATTTTTGTGGTTAAACCCGTATTAAGTCGAGGCGTTGCCTTGAGGGTTTTCGATTGGGAGGGGGGGCAATGGAGTTGCTGAAGAGACAAGCAAGCAAGTGGAGGGATCAGGTCGCCAAGCAGCAGCAGGTAAATGATCCATTACGTTTCCATTTTCTTAATTCTAGAAAGCGTTTCAGATCTGATGATTCACATGGAATGGATAGGGGGAGGAAATGCGCTCTTTCCTCTCCCCATTCGCCCTCCAGTGCATGAGTACCTGAAATGGGATTGAAAAGATGCgccttttcttgtgtgtgtttaGAAATTAATGACTTTGGTTGC
The window above is part of the Musa acuminata AAA Group cultivar baxijiao chromosome BXJ2-6, Cavendish_Baxijiao_AAA, whole genome shotgun sequence genome. Proteins encoded here:
- the LOC135581198 gene encoding dof zinc finger protein 1-like, which translates into the protein MEQQQQLQKRQRSQQPPLVPCARCGSSDTKFCYFNNYNTSQPRYYCRTCKRHWTHGGTLRNVPEGGSSKKSKLKSSASSSSSPSLKLPQAQAMVDQMAAVAVGTSTNPDRAAMPPPLLYGGGARAAGWGGILGDEPALPAFNSGGLDGDFGPSNPATTPSGFNLLQQLVQQPRLTLALHRNLLMFQQQMNAPAFATAAPAIVAADAAATTEESNQNYHNNSRMSNMSGAPHPPPSSSSM